The proteins below are encoded in one region of Ricinus communis isolate WT05 ecotype wild-type chromosome 6, ASM1957865v1, whole genome shotgun sequence:
- the LOC8285173 gene encoding G-type lectin S-receptor-like serine/threonine-protein kinase At2g19130 gives MESNNNPWFALSILYLYLCLMSCLSHGADRISAHQSLSGIQTIVSASGIFELGFFRPGNPQKYYIGIWYSVSKETIVWVANRENPVTDMNASELRISDGNLVLFNEFKIPVWSTNLSSSTSSSSIEAVLRDEGNLVLTDGYNLLESLWQSFDHLTDTLLPGAKLGLNKITGERAYLNSWKNREDPAPGSFSFILDPNGTSQYVILNNSKRYWSTGPWNGEMFIFAPEMRINYVFDVSYVDDDNKSYISFSVYNSPIMARMMMDVGGQLQLQSWIEPAKNWSKFWFKPKLQCEAYGYCGAFGVCTETPKSLCNCLAGFEPRFAHEWNLENYSNGCLRKTSLQCGNSSSANGNSNTFLENHYQVVPDVPKTVPVESAQRCESICSENCSCTAYAYDNNACSIWFGDLLNLQIPVIKNGGHTMNIRLASPDFSKSYKNKGKLIGYVAGSGMALVVLVIVLFVIFRRNKANKISNAEGLLVVFSYKDLQNATKNFSEKLGKGSFGSVFKGKLHDSSVVAIKKLESISQGDKQFRMEISTTGTIQHANLVRLRGFCSEGTKKLLVYDYMPNGSLDSFLFQGNKLIVLDWKTRYNIALGTAKGLAYLHEKCKDCIIHCDIKPENILLDGEFCPKVTDFGLAKLFTRDFSRALTTMRGTIGYLAPEWISGEAITAKADVYSYGTMLFELVSGRRNTEKSYDTKTEYFPLRVANLINKDGDVLSLLDPRLEGNSIVEELTRVCKVACWCIQENEIQRPSMSRVVYFLEGVLDMDLPPIPRLLQDLSWNSGVVSS, from the coding sequence ATGGAGAGCAATAACAATCCATGGTTCGCACTTTCTAttctctatttatatttatgtctCATGTCATGTCTCTCCCATGGAGCTGACAGAATTTCTGCACATCAATCTCTCTCCGGAATTCAAACTATTGTCTCCGCGAGTGGGATCTTCGAACTGGGTTTTTTCAGGCCTGGTAACCCTCAAAAGTACTATATAGGGATATGGTACAGTGTGTCTAAAGAAACCATAGTTTGGGTGGCAAATAGAGAGAACCCAGTAACTGATATGAATGCTTCAGAGTTAAGAATATCAGATGGTAATTTAGTTCTCTTCAATGAGTTTAAGATTCCTGTCTGGTCAACAAACTTGAGCTCCTCTACCTCAAGTTCTTCTATAGAAGCTGTGCTTCGCGATGAAGGAAATCTTGTTTTGACAGATGGATATAATTTGTTAGAATCATTATGGCAGAGTTTTGATCATCTGACTGATACACTTCTCCCTGGTGCCAAGCTTGGATTGAACAAAATTACTGGAGAGAGAGCATATCTCAATTCATGGAAAAACAGAGAAGATCCTGCACCAGGCTCCTTCTCTTTCATTCTAGACCCGAATGGAACAAGTCAATATGTTATCCTGAACAATTCTAAGAGATATTGGTCTACTGGACCCTGGAATGGAGAAATGTTCATCTTTGCACCTGAAATGAGAATAAATTATGTCTTCGACGTAAgttatgttgatgatgataataaaagctatatttccttttctgtgTACAATAGTCCTATCATGGCACGAATGATGATGGATGTTGGAGGGCAACTTCAGCTACAGTCATGGATAGAACCTGCCAAGAATTGGAGTAAGTTTTGGTTTAAACCAAAACTGCAATGTGAAGCTTATGGCTATTGTGGGGCGTTTGGGGTCTGCACAGAGACACCCAAGAGTTTATGTAATTGTTTGGCAGGTTTTGAGCCCAGGTTTGCACACGAATGGAATTTGGAGAATTATTCTAATGGGTGCCTAAGGAAAACAAGTCTGCAATGTGGGAATTCTAGCTCTGCTAATGGGAACAGTAACACATTCTTGGAGAATCATTACCAGGTAGTGCCTGATGTTCCCAAGACTGTGCCAGTTGAAAGCGCCCAACGTTGTGAATCAATTTGCTCAGAGAATTGCTCTTGCACTGCTTATGCTTATGACAATAATGCGTGTTCAATTTGGTTTGGAGATCTCCTGAATCTGCAAATTCCAGTTATTAAAAATGGCGGGCATACTATGAACATCAGGCTTGCTTCTCCAGATTTCTCAAAATCTtacaaaaataagggaaaactCATTGGTTATGTAGCAGGGTCAGGGATGGCATTGGTGGTCCTTGTCATTGTTCTGTTCGTAATTTTCAGAAGAAAcaaagcaaataaaataagCAATGCAGAAGGCTTATTGGTCGTTTTCAGCTACAAAGATTTACAAAATGCAACAAAGAACTTCTCAGAGAAATTGGGAAAAGGAAGTTTTGGTTCTGTTTTCAAAGGGAAGTTGCACGACTCAAGTGTTGTAGCAATTAAGAAGCTTGAAAGCATTAGCCAAGGAGACAAGCAATTTCGCATGGAAATCAGCACAACTGGAACAATTCAACATGCCAATCTTGTACGCCTACGGGGGTTCTGCTCAGAAGGCACTAAAAAGCTGTTGGTCTATGATTACATGCCAAATGGTTCTCTCGACTCCTTTCTTTTCCAGGGAAATAAATTGATCGTTTTAGACTGGAAAACAAGATACAACATAGCATTGGGAACAGCTAAAGGCTTGGCTTATCTCCATGAGAAATGCAAGGACTGCATTATCCACTGCGACATAAAGCCAGAAAACATCCTGTTAGATGGTGAATTCTGTCCAAAAGTGACAGATTTTGGCCTGGCGAAGCTTTTTACACGGGATTTTAGTAGGGCCTTAACTACAATGAGAGGGACAATAGGTTACCTTGCACCAGAGTGGATTTCAGGGGAAGCCATAACAGCCAAGGCCGACGTTTATAGTTACGGGACGATGCTTTTTGAATTAGTGTCAGGAAGAAGAAATACTGAGAAATCTTATGATACAAAAACGGAATACTTCCCACTTCGAGTggctaatttaataaacaaaGATGGTGATGTTCTTAGTCTTTTAGACCCTAGATTGGAGGGAAACAGTATTGTAGAAGAGCTGACAAGGGTCTGTAAAGTTGCTTGTTGGTGCATTCAAGAAAACGAAATTCAAAGGCCGTCAATGAGTCGGgttgtttattttcttgaggGGGTTTTGGACATGGACTTGCCACCCATTCCAAGATTGCTCCAAGATCTTTCCTGGAACTCTGGAGTGGTTAGTTCCTGA